The following DNA comes from Chitinophaga nivalis.
TCGCAGACAACCCACTTCCACCTGGCCATGCTATTCGTGGTATTTACCGGATTCGGCGCTGTCATGCAGTTTACCACCTGTAATATCATCGTACAATCTGAAACAACCCCGCACCTGCGCGGCAGAATCATCAGCATATTACTAACCGCTATTTTCGGTATGCTGCCATTGGGTAGTTTACTGACAGGTTATGCTTCTGAACATATCGGCAGCAACTATACGCTTTTAATACAGGGATTGCTGGCACTTCTTATTGCCGTGGTATTTTATCGGTTGTTTAATGCCAGCAAAAAGAAAAAAACGCCGGCGCCGGTGCGGGAACTTATCGCTAACGAAATCTGAACAGCCATGCAACACAACCACCCAACAGCTTTGCTGGTAATGGATGTACAAAATGCCATTTTACAGCGTATCGAAGATACCACCACCTTTGTACAAAAGGTGGCACAGGCCATTGCCCATGCGCGGGCGGAAAACATCCCGGTCATTTATGTAGTGGTGGCTTTCCGCGCGGATGCACCGGAAATCAGCGATCGCAATAAAAGCTTTGCAGCCTTCCACAACAAAGCCATGTGGACACCCGCATTCGCGGCCCAATGGGCACAGATTCATCCGGACCTGCAACCGGAAAACGGCGATATTATTGTTATCAAACGCCGGTACAGCGCTTTCACCGGCAGCGACCTGGAAGTAATCCTGCGCGCAAAAGGGATACAGCACCTGGTGCTGACCGGCGTCAGTACTTCTGGCGTAGTATTATCCACCGTTCGGGAAGCTGCCGACAAAGACTATGAACTCACCGTCATTGCCGATTGCTGTGCCGACAGAGACGCCGAAGTACAACAGGTATTAACCACCAAAGTATTTCCGGTACAGGCCACGGTAACAGATCTGGCTACCTGGATCAGATAATATGGCTCTTTGCGGGATGCACCTATACGCTATAAAAAAAGGCTGCTGTAAGTGAGCACTTACAGCAGCCGGCAGAAAAGTATTATCCTGTTGCGATGTAAAATTATTTACCCGCTACCGCTTTGGCGGCCTGCATGATCACCGCAGCTACCCGCTGTGGCTGCGATACATAAACAGCGTGGCTGCCCTTGATCTCGGTTACTTTGGTATTGGATCGTTTGTACATATTACGCTGAATATCGGGGTTGATGCTTTTATCTTCCGTAGCCACAATACCAAAGGTAGGTTTGGTTCTCCAGGCAGCTGTTGTAATAGTGCTTACAAAGCATTTGCCGTAAAATGCGCCCTGGGAGGCATACATAAACGCCGCTTGTTCTTTGGGCAGATCCGCACAGAAACCGGCATGGAACTTTTCTTTATCATAATAAACGATGCCTTTTTCATCGGGCGGCAATACGCCGTTCTCTGGTGCAGGCTGGGCAGTCTGAAACCATTTTAATGCTGATTCACCATTATCTGGCTGGAAGGCAGCGATATACACCAATCCGGCTACTTTCGGATGATTGCCCGCCTCCGTGATTACCACGCCACCCCAGG
Coding sequences within:
- a CDS encoding cysteine hydrolase family protein is translated as MQHNHPTALLVMDVQNAILQRIEDTTTFVQKVAQAIAHARAENIPVIYVVVAFRADAPEISDRNKSFAAFHNKAMWTPAFAAQWAQIHPDLQPENGDIIVIKRRYSAFTGSDLEVILRAKGIQHLVLTGVSTSGVVLSTVREAADKDYELTVIADCCADRDAEVQQVLTTKVFPVQATVTDLATWIR
- a CDS encoding alpha/beta hydrolase, which translates into the protein MILSIVRKSFKSAMVAFFVMLTAITGITIAANAQAVKNVVLVHGAFADGSGYQGVYKVLSQQGYHVTVVQNPLSSLEDDVAATKLALDAQDGPAILVGHSWGGVVITEAGNHPKVAGLVYIAAFQPDNGESALKWFQTAQPAPENGVLPPDEKGIVYYDKEKFHAGFCADLPKEQAAFMYASQGAFYGKCFVSTITTAAWRTKPTFGIVATEDKSINPDIQRNMYKRSNTKVTEIKGSHAVYVSQPQRVAAVIMQAAKAVAGK